A stretch of the Myripristis murdjan chromosome 24, fMyrMur1.1, whole genome shotgun sequence genome encodes the following:
- the LOC115355874 gene encoding trace amine-associated receptor 1-like gives MVADTHSPVGKLFSFVLGSLSVLTLSGNLLIIISIIYFKQLHTPTNYLILSLAMSDLLVGALVFPFVLALYVSSCWYLEDLIYRYYAVCHPLRYKSKINVCAAVMMILVCWGVSAMNGVGTVIMGLKEGKCEGRCPSINIDISGITGCILSFYLPAVIMLSIYLKIFLVAQKQARSIQNSNCQSIKSGASVSKMERKATKTLAIVMGAFLICWTPFFTVMTLNPLINYSVPSTAIEIFALLGSSNSVLNPFIYAFFYSWFRVAFRMIISGKIFQSDFSNSKLF, from the exons ATGGTGGCAGACACTCATTCACCAGTAGgtaaattattttcttttgtcctgGGCTCATTATCTGTTCTGACATTGAGTGGAAACCTTCTCATAATCATCTCCATCATTTACTTCAAACAGCTCCACACTCCAACTAACTACctgattctctctctggctATGTCTGACCTCCTTGTTGGGGCTTTAGTCTTTCCATTTGTGTTAGCGCTCTATGTAAGTTCTTGCTGGTATCTTGAAGACTTAATTT ACAGATATTATGCAGTGTGTCATCCTCTGAGatacaaaagtaaaataaatgtttgtgctgctgtgatgatgaTCCTGGTCTGCTGGGGAGTTTCTGCCATGAATGGAGTTGGCACAGTAATTATGGGACTTAAAGAAGGAAAATGTGAAGGGCGCTGTCCTTCaattaatattgatatttcagGTATCACTGGATGTATTCTCTCATTTTACCTCCCAGCAGTTATAATGCTCAGTATCTACCTAAAGATTTTCCTGGTGGCACAGAAACAGGCACGCAGCATCCAGAACTCAAACTGTCAGAGTATAAAGTCTGGAGCGTCTGTCAgtaagatggagagaaaggccACCAAAACTCTGGCTATTGTTATGGGAGCTTTTCTGATCTGTTGGACTCCTTTCTTTACTGTCATGACCTTAAACCCGTTAATTAATTACTCAGTTCCATCGACTGcaattgaaatatttgcattacTTGGGAGCTCGAATTCAGTGCTCAATCCATTCATTTATGCCTTCTTTTACAGCTGGTTCCGAGTGGCTTTCAGAATGATCATTTCTggtaaaatatttcaaagtgatttttcaAACTCAAAACTGTTCTGA
- the LOC115355873 gene encoding trace amine-associated receptor 1-like codes for MVADTHSPVGKFYSFILGSLSVFTTCGNLLIIISIIYFKQLHTPTNYLILSLAMSDLLVGALVFPFVLALYVSSCWYLEDLIYRYYAVCHPLRYKSKINVCAAVMMILVCWGVSALVVVGTVILGLKEGKCEGRCLSFNIDISGITGCILSFYLPAVIMLSIYLKIFLVAQKQARSIQNSNCQSVKSGASVSKMERKATKTLAIVMGAFLICWTPFFTVMTLNPLINYSVPSTAIEIFALLGSSNSVLNPFIYAFFYSWFRVAFRIIISGKIFQSDFSNSKLL; via the exons ATGGTGGCAGACACTCATTCACCAGTAGGTAAATTCTATTCTTTTATCCTGGGCTCATTATCTGTTTTCACAACATGTGGAAACCTTCTCATAATCATCTCCATCATTTACTTCAAACAGCTCCACACTCCAACTAACTACCTGATTCTTTCTCTGGCTATGTCTGACCTCCTGGTTGGGGCTTTAGTTTTTCCATTTGTGTTAGCGCTCTATGTAAGTTCTTGCTGGTATCTTGAAGACTTAATCT ACAGATATTATGCAGTGTGTCATCCTCTGAgatataaaagtaaaataaatgtttgtgctgctgtgatgatgaTCCTGGTCTGCTGGGGAGTTTCTGCCCTGGTTGTAGTTGGCACCGTAATTCTGGGACTTAAAGAAGGAAAATGTGAAGGGCGCTGTCTTTCatttaatattgatatttcagGTATCACTGGATGTATTCTCTCATTTTACCTCCCAGCAGTTATAATGCTCAGCATCTACCTAAAGATTTTCCTGGTGGCACAGAAACAGGCACGCAGCATTCAGAACTCAAACTGTCAGAGCGTAAAGTCTGGAGCGTCTGTCAgtaagatggagagaaaggccACCAAAACTCTAGCTATTGTTATGGGAGCTTTTCTGATCTGTTGGACTCCTTTCTTTACTGTCATGACCTTAAACCCATTAATTAATTACTCAGTTCCATCGACTGcaattgaaatatttgcattacTTGGGAGCTCGAATTCAGTGCTCAATCCATTCATTTATGCCTTCTTTTACAGCTGGTTCCGAGTGGCTTTCAGAATAATCATTTCTggtaaaatatttcaaagtgatttttcaaactcaaaactactctga